From a single Anaerolineales bacterium genomic region:
- a CDS encoding 2-dehydropantoate 2-reductase — protein MQSSSPTPEMKILVFGAGAIGTYIGGSLVLAGHQVVFVEQPKMVDELRNKGLRLDLTVDERRKTQDAFVVDPRSFVIEPSLQDALRFGPFDVAIFALKSFDTLPAMEGLKPFAEKLPPVLCLSNGVDNEPIIAQTLGVDKVVYGTVTTAIGRRGAGDIVLEKLRGVGVAAGHPLSERLVTVLDRAYLKCRLYPDALSMKWSKMLTNLVANPTSAILNMTAAQVFANKNLYKLEIEMLRECLAVMNAMGLEAVDLPGTPVAALAFATRLPLWLSKPLVSRAVGGGRGGKMPSFHIDLYSGRGKSEVEYLHGAVVREGKARGIPTPVNQLLTETLLALTNKEIPLEEFAGKPERLLKKLED, from the coding sequence TTGCAATCATCTTCTCCAACCCCTGAAATGAAAATCCTTGTTTTTGGCGCAGGCGCGATCGGCACTTACATCGGCGGCTCGCTCGTGCTGGCTGGGCATCAGGTTGTCTTTGTTGAACAGCCAAAAATGGTGGATGAACTGCGGAACAAGGGCTTGCGGCTCGACCTGACCGTGGACGAACGCAGAAAAACACAGGATGCCTTTGTCGTCGATCCGCGTTCCTTTGTGATCGAACCTTCGCTTCAGGACGCCCTGCGATTTGGTCCCTTCGATGTTGCCATTTTCGCCCTCAAGTCGTTTGACACGCTCCCCGCCATGGAAGGCTTGAAGCCCTTTGCCGAAAAGCTCCCGCCTGTTTTGTGTCTCTCCAACGGCGTGGATAATGAACCCATCATCGCTCAAACTCTCGGCGTGGACAAGGTTGTCTACGGAACAGTAACAACCGCCATCGGGCGGAGAGGCGCGGGAGACATCGTCCTTGAAAAACTGCGCGGGGTCGGGGTTGCGGCGGGACATCCGCTTTCGGAGAGATTGGTCACTGTTTTGGATCGCGCCTATCTCAAATGCCGTTTGTACCCCGATGCATTGAGCATGAAATGGTCGAAGATGCTGACCAATCTGGTCGCCAACCCCACCTCGGCGATCTTGAATATGACCGCCGCGCAAGTCTTTGCAAACAAAAATTTATACAAACTCGAAATTGAAATGCTTCGCGAGTGTCTCGCTGTGATGAACGCGATGGGACTTGAAGCGGTCGATCTGCCTGGAACGCCGGTTGCGGCGCTAGCATTTGCCACACGACTGCCGTTATGGCTTTCCAAGCCGCTGGTCTCCCGCGCTGTCGGTGGAGGACGCGGCGGCAAGATGCCATCCTTCCACATTGACCTGTATTCCGGGCGCGGCAAAAGCGAAGTGGAATACCTGCACGGAGCCGTTGTCCGCGAAGGCAAGGCGCGCGGGATTCCCACGCCTGTCAACCAATTGCTGACCGAGACCCTGCTGGCGTTGACGAACAAGGAGATCCCGCTGGAGGAATTTGCGGGAAAGCCGGAAAGATTGTTAAAAAAGTTGGAAGATTGA
- a CDS encoding histidine phosphatase family protein, producing the protein MTENEKSKPFVITLLRHGESVGNAESRWQGQADFPLTHRGRAQAQALAERWQKEKKQFDHVIASPLTRTKETAEIIASALNLKVEFDPLWLERDNGEFAGLTAHEVRQNFSHPEFTTPYDPVGLDGEGDWELFLRAGQALHELLKRPPARYLIVSHGGLLNQVMHAIVGIAPQANNSGTRFRFENTAFAQLIYFPRQHRWAIDKVNDHVHWQDNP; encoded by the coding sequence ATGACCGAGAATGAAAAGAGCAAACCTTTTGTGATCACCTTGCTGCGTCATGGTGAATCGGTTGGAAATGCGGAATCGCGCTGGCAGGGACAGGCGGATTTTCCGCTGACCCATAGGGGACGCGCGCAAGCGCAGGCGCTGGCGGAGCGTTGGCAAAAGGAAAAAAAGCAATTCGACCATGTCATCGCCAGTCCGCTCACACGCACCAAAGAGACGGCTGAGATCATCGCCTCCGCGCTGAATTTGAAAGTGGAGTTTGATCCCCTGTGGCTGGAACGCGATAACGGCGAATTTGCCGGGCTCACCGCTCACGAAGTCCGCCAGAACTTTTCGCATCCCGAATTCACCACGCCGTATGACCCGGTCGGTTTGGATGGGGAAGGCGATTGGGAATTGTTCCTGCGCGCGGGACAGGCTCTGCACGAGTTGTTGAAGCGTCCGCCCGCCAGGTATCTGATCGTCTCACACGGTGGTTTGTTGAATCAGGTCATGCACGCCATCGTGGGTATTGCCCCGCAGGCAAATAATTCCGGCACACGCTTCCGGTTCGAGAACACGGCGTTTGCTCAGTTGATCTATTTTCCGCGCCAGCATCGCTGGGCGATCGACAAGGTCAACGATCACGTCCACTGGCAGGACAATCCATAA
- a CDS encoding glycosyltransferase yields the protein MSPKRRSKLKVDLVIPVFNESEVIGQTYADICRVVDDLPYDFRFIYVDDGSSDGTVDTLRAISSNDRRVTLLQLSRNFGHQAALTAGMDASQGDMMISMDGDGQHPPEMIPRMISLLEQGYDIVQAQRMEDDRAPSFKKVTSNFFYWLINRISGTQVMQGAADFRALSRGALDGVRSMKEYHRFLRGMISWMGYNSIILPYHESARAAGRSKYSLGKMVRLASDAIFSFSLAPLYIGLSAGLLFFVLAGAQLIYVLSLWLTGNTQQVEPGWSSLMGVLLIASGIIMVLLGFIGVYVGYIFQEVKRRPIYLLKGKSPDDRE from the coding sequence ATGTCTCCAAAACGAAGATCCAAACTCAAAGTTGACCTCGTCATCCCCGTCTTCAACGAATCTGAAGTGATCGGACAGACCTATGCGGATATTTGCCGTGTGGTGGATGACCTGCCGTACGACTTCCGGTTCATCTATGTGGATGACGGCTCAAGCGACGGGACGGTGGATACGCTTCGAGCGATTTCATCCAACGACCGGAGAGTGACCCTGCTCCAACTCAGCCGGAATTTTGGGCATCAAGCCGCGCTGACCGCCGGGATGGATGCGTCGCAAGGTGACATGATGATCTCGATGGACGGCGACGGACAGCATCCGCCGGAGATGATCCCCCGCATGATATCGCTGCTCGAGCAGGGCTATGACATCGTTCAGGCACAGCGCATGGAGGATGACCGCGCGCCGTCGTTCAAGAAGGTGACGTCTAATTTCTTCTACTGGCTGATCAATCGCATCAGTGGCACGCAAGTGATGCAGGGCGCGGCGGATTTCCGCGCGCTTTCGCGCGGCGCGCTGGATGGCGTGCGCTCGATGAAGGAGTATCATCGTTTTCTGCGCGGCATGATCTCGTGGATGGGCTACAACAGCATCATCCTGCCGTATCACGAATCGGCGCGCGCGGCGGGACGCTCAAAATATTCGCTCGGAAAGATGGTGCGCCTCGCCTCGGATGCGATCTTTTCCTTTTCGCTTGCGCCGTTGTACATCGGTCTGAGCGCGGGACTGCTCTTCTTCGTGCTGGCGGGTGCGCAATTGATCTACGTTCTGTCGCTGTGGCTGACGGGCAACACCCAGCAAGTGGAACCCGGCTGGAGTTCGCTGATGGGAGTGTTGCTGATCGCCAGCGGCATCATCATGGTCCTGCTTGGGTTTATCGGTGTGTATGTCGGCTATATCTTCCAGGAAGTGAAGCGTCGTCCAATCTATTTGTTGAAGGGGAAATCGCCAGATGACCGAGAATGA
- the rffA gene encoding dTDP-4-amino-4,6-dideoxygalactose transaminase, translated as MPDIRVDFNRPILMGRELEYMQQAVANGHLSGDGPFTKKCHVFLEDELGTKKALLTTSCTHALEMSAILLDVQPGDEVIIPDFTFVSTVNAFVLRGAKPVFVDVRPDTLNLDEAKLEEAVTPRTKVIVPVHYAGVGCDMDTIMEIANLHKIAVVEDNAHGLFGKYKGRNLGTIGALATQSFHETKNFSCGEGGALLINGPQLMERAEIIREKGTNRSRFFRGQVDKYTWVDIGSSYLPSDMLAAFLYAQFEQREKIQSHRQRVWEMYHAGLKDWADAHDVRLPIVPGHCEQTYHMFYLLMPNLDLRQKFIMYLRERGIYSVFHYLPLHLSDMGHSFGGKIGDCPVTEKISDQLVRLPFHNGLSAGDQEQVLDAILSFKFE; from the coding sequence ATGCCGGATATTCGAGTGGATTTCAATCGTCCCATTCTTATGGGACGTGAACTTGAATACATGCAGCAGGCTGTCGCCAATGGACATCTCTCCGGTGATGGTCCCTTTACCAAGAAATGTCATGTCTTTCTTGAGGATGAACTGGGTACGAAGAAAGCATTGCTGACCACATCCTGCACGCATGCGCTTGAGATGTCTGCGATTTTGCTGGATGTTCAGCCTGGTGACGAGGTCATTATCCCGGATTTCACTTTTGTTTCCACAGTCAATGCTTTTGTTTTGCGCGGAGCCAAACCTGTCTTCGTGGATGTCCGCCCGGATACGTTGAATTTGGACGAGGCGAAGCTCGAAGAAGCGGTCACGCCGCGCACGAAGGTGATTGTCCCAGTGCATTATGCGGGCGTGGGCTGTGATATGGACACGATCATGGAGATCGCGAATCTTCACAAGATCGCTGTTGTCGAGGACAATGCGCACGGCTTGTTCGGCAAATACAAGGGACGCAATCTCGGCACGATCGGTGCTCTGGCGACGCAAAGTTTCCACGAGACCAAAAATTTCTCCTGCGGCGAAGGCGGCGCATTGCTCATCAACGGCCCACAATTGATGGAACGCGCCGAGATCATTCGCGAAAAGGGGACGAACCGTTCACGCTTCTTCCGCGGGCAGGTGGATAAATACACCTGGGTCGATATCGGCTCGTCCTATCTCCCTTCCGACATGCTTGCCGCGTTTTTGTATGCCCAATTTGAACAGCGTGAAAAGATACAATCCCACCGCCAGCGCGTGTGGGAAATGTACCACGCCGGGCTGAAAGATTGGGCAGATGCCCACGATGTGCGCCTGCCCATCGTCCCTGGGCATTGTGAGCAGACCTATCACATGTTCTACCTGCTCATGCCGAACCTCGATCTACGCCAGAAATTCATCATGTATCTGCGCGAACGCGGCATTTACAGCGTCTTTCATTATCTGCCGCTGCATCTCTCCGACATGGGACATTCGTTCGGCGGCAAGATTGGCGATTGCCCTGTCACTGAAAAAATATCCGATCAACTTGTGCGTCTGCCGTTCCACAATGGGTTGTCCGCGGGCGATCAGGAGCAGGTGCTGGACGCGATCCTGAGCTTTAAGTTCGAGTGA
- a CDS encoding class I SAM-dependent methyltransferase, producing the protein MTSSNSELDKIRNYFTEKLEQHGATHLGVDYNSTQAQHIRFQQLIKVIDASVEYSLLDFGSGYGGMYDYLRGLGHSLRYVGYDIAEPMVDKGRETHPDDSNCLFFSDIEDVPVLEYAVVSGTFNMKLDADFDAWTKIVVESLNQMNACATKGLAFNMLTKYSDADKMRPDLYYGDPCFFFDYCKRNFSRNVALLHDYDLYDFTILVRK; encoded by the coding sequence ATGACATCCTCCAACTCTGAACTTGATAAGATCAGGAATTATTTCACGGAAAAACTGGAACAGCACGGCGCCACCCATCTCGGCGTGGACTATAACTCGACCCAAGCCCAGCACATCCGTTTTCAACAGTTGATCAAAGTGATCGATGCCAGCGTTGAATATTCCCTGCTGGATTTTGGCAGCGGTTACGGCGGAATGTACGACTATCTGCGGGGACTCGGTCACAGCCTGCGTTATGTCGGGTATGACATAGCAGAACCAATGGTGGACAAAGGACGCGAGACGCATCCGGATGATTCAAATTGCCTGTTCTTCAGTGATATTGAGGATGTCCCCGTGCTGGAATACGCCGTTGTCAGCGGAACGTTCAACATGAAGCTGGATGCCGATTTCGATGCATGGACAAAGATCGTTGTCGAATCGCTCAATCAGATGAACGCCTGCGCCACAAAGGGACTGGCGTTCAACATGCTGACCAAATATTCCGATGCCGATAAGATGCGTCCCGATCTGTACTATGGCGATCCGTGCTTTTTCTTTGATTATTGCAAACGGAATTTCTCGCGTAATGTGGCGCTATTGCACGATTACGACTTGTACGATTTTACGATCTTGGTGCGGAAATAA
- a CDS encoding WbqC family protein, protein MNVVILQPSYIPWRGYFDQIRRADLFIFYDDVQYDKHGWRNRNQIKTKQGRQWLTIPVHSKGVTEGIPILDVKIDWSKPWAKNHLKALTFAYAKAPYFASFSPWLDSVFSRRDSHLADFTIWLTIEIAHMLGISHTRFMRSSEIPGIDGQKTDRLIQILKHVGATHYISGPSARDYIEDEKFDEAGITLEYLQYNYPEYSQLYPPFDPYITILDLLIMTGDKAGGYIHPSLEKV, encoded by the coding sequence ATGAACGTCGTCATCCTGCAGCCATCCTACATCCCCTGGCGCGGCTACTTCGATCAGATACGCCGCGCCGACCTTTTTATTTTTTACGACGACGTACAATACGACAAACACGGCTGGCGCAACCGCAACCAGATCAAGACCAAGCAAGGCAGACAATGGCTGACCATCCCCGTCCACAGCAAAGGCGTGACGGAAGGCATTCCCATCTTGGATGTTAAGATCGACTGGTCGAAGCCGTGGGCGAAGAATCATCTCAAGGCATTGACGTTCGCTTACGCCAAAGCGCCGTATTTCGCTTCCTTCTCCCCCTGGCTTGATTCCGTTTTCTCACGTCGCGATTCCCACCTGGCGGATTTCACCATCTGGCTGACGATTGAAATTGCGCACATGCTCGGAATCTCCCACACGCGCTTCATGCGTTCCTCCGAGATCCCCGGCATCGACGGGCAAAAGACCGACCGCCTGATCCAGATTCTCAAGCATGTCGGCGCAACGCATTACATCAGCGGACCATCAGCCCGCGATTACATCGAAGATGAAAAATTCGACGAAGCGGGCATCACGCTTGAATACCTGCAATATAATTATCCGGAATATTCCCAGTTGTATCCGCCATTCGACCCGTACATCACGATCCTCGATCTATTGATCATGACGGGTGACAAAGCCGGCGGATACATCCACCCATCATTGGAAAAGGTTTAA
- a CDS encoding glycosyltransferase family 2 protein: MSNISVVIPVYGGSRTLPALVERLGIVLPQVGGEFEVLLVNDGSPDASWDIIEGLVKQYPWVRGINLMRNYGQHNATLCGLRAARYEITVTMDQDLQHPPEEIPALLSKLDEGFDVVYGSPRKLPQGLMRNLLTANIKRLLARVMGVPSVRNISAFRMFRTKLRDSFVNFQSPTLILDVLLSWGTTRFTSVHVDIPPAERTNYNFSALVRAALLILTGYSTMPLRLASWVGFVMTLFGIGVFIYVLYIYFAFGSLPGFPFLASIISLFSGAQLFTLGIFGEYLARIFDRSMDRPPYVVDEFIGDGK, translated from the coding sequence ATGTCCAATATTTCAGTTGTAATTCCTGTTTATGGCGGCAGCCGAACACTCCCGGCGCTTGTTGAGCGTTTGGGAATTGTATTGCCGCAGGTGGGCGGAGAATTCGAAGTTTTGCTCGTCAATGATGGCAGTCCTGATGCAAGTTGGGATATCATCGAAGGGCTGGTGAAACAGTATCCGTGGGTGCGCGGAATCAACCTGATGCGGAATTACGGTCAGCACAACGCGACCCTGTGCGGACTGCGCGCTGCCCGCTATGAGATCACTGTGACGATGGACCAGGACCTTCAGCATCCGCCGGAGGAGATTCCCGCGCTTCTCTCCAAATTGGATGAAGGCTTCGACGTGGTTTATGGTTCGCCGCGTAAACTTCCGCAGGGATTGATGCGCAATTTGCTGACCGCGAACATCAAGCGCCTCCTTGCCCGTGTAATGGGTGTGCCATCGGTGCGGAATATTTCCGCCTTCCGCATGTTTCGCACAAAACTGCGCGATTCATTCGTCAATTTTCAAAGCCCAACGCTGATACTGGATGTCCTGCTTTCGTGGGGGACGACGCGCTTCACGTCCGTCCATGTGGATATCCCTCCTGCTGAAAGAACGAATTACAACTTTTCCGCGCTGGTGCGCGCGGCGCTGCTCATCCTGACTGGCTACAGCACTATGCCGCTGCGTCTTGCAAGTTGGGTGGGATTTGTGATGACGCTGTTCGGCATCGGCGTTTTTATTTATGTTCTTTACATCTATTTCGCATTCGGAAGTCTGCCGGGCTTTCCCTTCCTCGCCTCGATAATTTCGTTATTCAGCGGTGCGCAATTGTTCACGCTCGGGATCTTCGGCGAATATCTTGCACGCATCTTCGACCGCAGCATGGATAGGCCTCCCTATGTGGTGGATGAATTTATCGGAGACGGCAAATGA
- a CDS encoding glycerol-3-phosphate dehydrogenase/oxidase — MNRNEILSSLKANPKVSVLIVGAGINGIGVFRDLALNGVDVLLIDRADFSSGASAASSHMAHGGIRYLENGEFRLVREAVRERNRMIQNAPHIVKPLPTTIPIFKYLSGILNAPLKFLGWLDKPSERGSLIIKLGLMMYDAYTGKQRTVPRHQFFSRATSLSHWNKLNSQIVNTATYYDGLITNPERLALEILLDAEAEHPNARALNYVSLVSGEKDTVILRDELTDEAHEVHPKLVINAAGPWIDFANHSLGLSTRFIGGTKGSHLVLNNPELRKAIGENEFFFENQDGRIVLILPLYDRVLIGTSDIKIEHPDEARCTNEEVEYFIGMIERVFPSIKVTREQIVFQFTGVRPLPSSGAKTTGQVSRDHHIEVLSGDWTSLNFPVYSLVGGKWTSFRAFSEQVTDKSLEFLGLKRQRHTGDIPIGGGRGYPHTDEEREKFIASLAAWTGLPKARLITLFERYGTRAEFVADFIKRGTDAPLKSAPEYTQRELVFLAQHEKVEHFDDLLLRRTMLAMLGRLTRDGLVEIADVTGTALGWTLEQKNAEVERTLRLLEDRHGVQL; from the coding sequence ATGAACCGAAACGAAATTCTCTCATCTCTCAAAGCAAACCCGAAAGTTTCTGTGCTGATCGTCGGCGCAGGAATCAATGGCATAGGCGTTTTTCGCGATCTGGCGCTGAACGGCGTGGATGTCCTGCTCATCGACCGCGCAGATTTTTCATCAGGTGCGAGCGCGGCATCTTCACACATGGCGCACGGCGGGATTCGGTATCTCGAAAATGGCGAGTTCCGTCTGGTGCGCGAGGCGGTGCGTGAGCGTAACCGCATGATCCAGAATGCGCCGCATATTGTCAAGCCGCTGCCGACGACGATTCCCATCTTCAAATATCTTTCGGGGATTCTCAATGCGCCGCTCAAGTTCTTGGGCTGGCTGGATAAACCATCCGAACGCGGTTCGCTGATCATCAAACTTGGTTTGATGATGTATGATGCCTACACGGGGAAGCAGCGCACCGTTCCGCGCCATCAGTTTTTTTCGCGCGCGACGTCTTTGTCTCACTGGAATAAGCTCAATTCACAGATCGTCAACACCGCCACATATTATGACGGTTTGATCACCAACCCGGAGCGGCTTGCGCTTGAAATATTGCTGGACGCCGAAGCGGAACATCCCAACGCGCGTGCCTTGAACTACGTCAGTTTGGTCAGCGGGGAAAAGGATACGGTCATCCTGCGCGACGAACTGACGGACGAAGCGCATGAGGTGCATCCGAAACTGGTCATCAACGCGGCGGGACCGTGGATCGATTTTGCAAATCACAGCCTGGGTTTGTCCACACGCTTCATCGGTGGGACGAAAGGTTCGCATCTCGTGTTGAACAATCCCGAATTGCGCAAAGCAATCGGCGAGAATGAGTTCTTTTTTGAAAATCAAGATGGACGTATTGTGCTCATCCTGCCATTGTATGACCGGGTTCTGATCGGCACATCGGATATTAAGATCGAGCATCCCGATGAGGCGCGCTGCACAAATGAAGAAGTCGAGTATTTTATCGGCATGATCGAGCGCGTTTTCCCGTCCATCAAGGTGACACGCGAGCAGATCGTTTTCCAATTTACAGGTGTGCGTCCATTGCCGAGCAGTGGAGCGAAGACCACGGGGCAGGTCAGCCGCGACCATCACATCGAGGTGCTGAGCGGCGATTGGACAAGCCTGAACTTCCCTGTTTACTCGCTGGTGGGCGGCAAGTGGACCTCCTTCCGCGCGTTTTCGGAGCAGGTGACCGACAAATCCCTTGAATTTCTCGGACTCAAACGCCAGAGGCATACCGGCGATATTCCCATCGGCGGCGGGCGCGGATATCCGCACACGGATGAGGAGCGCGAGAAATTCATCGCAAGTCTCGCCGCATGGACAGGACTGCCCAAGGCACGTCTCATCACCTTATTTGAGCGTTATGGTACGCGGGCTGAATTTGTAGCGGATTTCATCAAACGCGGAACGGATGCCCCGCTCAAATCTGCGCCGGAATATACCCAGCGTGAACTTGTCTTCCTTGCGCAGCATGAAAAGGTCGAGCATTTTGACGATCTGCTGTTGCGACGTACCATGCTTGCCATGCTGGGCAGGCTGACACGTGACGGCTTGGTGGAAATTGCAGATGTGACGGGCACGGCTCTCGGCTGGACGTTGGAGCAGAAAAATGCCGAGGTGGAGCGCACACTTCGTTTGTTGGAAGACAGGCACGGGGTCCAGTTATGA
- the glpK gene encoding glycerol kinase GlpK — protein MSKYIAAIDQGTTSTRFIIFDHGGNVVAVDQKEHRQIYPKPGWVEHDPLEIWARTQEVMRGALEKISDLRSSVSEQIVAVGVTNQRETTVVWDKTTGKPVYNAIVWQDTRTDAIISKFARSGGQDRFRKKTGLPLATYFSGPKIKWILENVKGVKAKAGRGELLFGNIDTWLIWNLTGEHVTDVTNASRTMLMNLKTLDWDDEILKVMGIPRGMLPKIKSSSEVYGNIKTGALQGVPVAGDLGDQQAALFGQTCFKAGEAKNTYGTGCFMLLNTGEKPVQSRAGLLTTLGYKIGNRKPVYALEGSIAITGALIQWLRDNMGLIQSSAEVEALAKSVEDNGGIYFVPAFSGLYAPYWKSDARGVIVGMTRYVNKGHIARAALEATAYQTREVLDAMEKDSGVKLRALKVDGGMVFNELLMQFQSDILNVPVVRPKVAETTALGAAYAAGLAVGFWKNTDELKRNWGRDKEWKPKMDAKRRAGLYSGWKKAVTRTFDWVE, from the coding sequence ATGTCTAAATACATTGCCGCAATTGACCAGGGTACGACAAGTACACGCTTTATTATTTTCGACCATGGCGGGAATGTGGTCGCTGTTGACCAGAAGGAGCACCGGCAGATCTATCCCAAACCGGGCTGGGTGGAGCACGATCCGCTGGAGATCTGGGCGCGGACACAGGAAGTGATGCGCGGGGCGTTGGAAAAGATCAGCGATCTGCGCTCATCGGTCAGCGAGCAGATAGTGGCGGTGGGAGTGACGAATCAGCGCGAGACGACTGTGGTGTGGGATAAAACAACCGGCAAGCCTGTCTATAACGCGATCGTCTGGCAGGATACGCGCACGGATGCGATCATTTCAAAATTTGCAAGATCGGGCGGTCAGGACAGGTTTAGGAAGAAGACCGGTCTGCCGTTGGCGACCTATTTTTCCGGTCCCAAGATCAAGTGGATTTTGGAGAATGTCAAAGGCGTAAAGGCAAAAGCGGGCAGGGGTGAACTGCTGTTCGGCAACATTGACACATGGCTGATCTGGAACTTGACAGGTGAACACGTCACCGATGTGACCAATGCCTCGCGCACGATGTTGATGAATTTGAAAACCCTCGATTGGGATGATGAGATCCTGAAAGTGATGGGCATTCCGCGCGGGATGCTGCCGAAGATTAAATCGTCTTCGGAAGTGTATGGGAATATCAAGACTGGCGCATTGCAAGGCGTTCCCGTGGCAGGTGACCTTGGCGATCAGCAGGCAGCGTTATTCGGTCAGACCTGTTTCAAGGCGGGCGAGGCGAAGAATACCTATGGCACGGGCTGTTTCATGCTGTTAAACACGGGCGAGAAGCCTGTCCAAAGCAGGGCGGGGCTGTTGACCACGCTTGGATATAAGATCGGTAACAGGAAGCCGGTCTATGCGTTGGAGGGCTCGATCGCGATCACGGGGGCGCTGATCCAGTGGCTGAGAGATAACATGGGGCTGATCCAATCGTCGGCGGAGGTGGAGGCGCTGGCAAAATCTGTTGAGGACAATGGCGGCATTTATTTTGTCCCTGCCTTCAGCGGATTGTATGCGCCGTATTGGAAATCCGATGCGCGCGGCGTGATCGTGGGGATGACTCGTTATGTCAATAAAGGTCATATTGCGAGAGCCGCGCTCGAAGCGACCGCGTATCAAACACGTGAAGTGTTGGATGCGATGGAAAAGGATTCAGGTGTGAAATTACGCGCGTTGAAAGTTGATGGGGGCATGGTATTCAATGAGTTGCTGATGCAGTTCCAGTCTGATATTTTGAATGTGCCGGTGGTACGCCCGAAGGTGGCGGAGACGACGGCTCTTGGTGCGGCATACGCGGCGGGACTTGCGGTCGGCTTCTGGAAGAACACAGATGAGTTGAAAAGGAATTGGGGACGCGATAAGGAGTGGAAACCAAAAATGGACGCAAAGCGCCGCGCGGGTTTATACTCAGGCTGGAAGAAAGCGGTAACCCGAACGTTTGATTGGGTCGAATAA
- a CDS encoding aquaporin, which translates to MFNLKNFLVEFIGTFALVFIGAAATVVNAGLVGIALACGFTLAVFHYAYGHISGAHINPAVTFGMVLNGALTWGEAVVYWLAQFAGAAAGAAFLHYAVTPAGGSLDPAATIGVLTESQPIWAMLIEIVLTFFLMNTILQTVVAGRGGNMGGLAVGMTFSISILAGGLLTGASLNPARTFGPALFFEPSLADPYTYVIYFFGPLLGATLAVMLNNFLNPTEDEEDEEEMEEIEDDVE; encoded by the coding sequence ATGTTCAATTTGAAGAATTTCCTGGTCGAATTCATCGGTACTTTTGCGCTGGTGTTCATTGGCGCGGCGGCAACGGTGGTCAATGCCGGGCTGGTTGGAATCGCGCTGGCTTGCGGCTTCACGCTGGCGGTATTCCATTATGCATATGGGCATATTTCCGGGGCGCATATCAACCCTGCAGTGACGTTTGGAATGGTTTTAAACGGCGCTTTAACTTGGGGGGAGGCGGTTGTCTATTGGCTGGCGCAGTTTGCAGGCGCGGCGGCGGGAGCGGCTTTCCTGCATTACGCTGTGACGCCGGCAGGCGGCTCGTTGGATCCTGCCGCAACGATCGGCGTGTTGACAGAGTCCCAGCCCATTTGGGCAATGTTGATCGAGATCGTTCTTACATTCTTCCTGATGAATACGATCCTGCAGACCGTTGTGGCTGGCAGAGGCGGGAATATGGGGGGATTGGCAGTTGGTATGACGTTTTCCATTTCGATCCTTGCCGGTGGATTGCTGACAGGCGCATCGCTCAATCCCGCGCGGACATTTGGTCCTGCCCTCTTTTTCGAGCCTAGTCTGGCAGATCCGTACACCTATGTGATCTATTTCTTTGGTCCCTTGCTTGGCGCTACGCTGGCAGTGATGCTGAATAACTTCCTGAATCCGACCGAGGATGAAGAAGACGAAGAAGAGATGGAAGAAATTGAGGATGATGTTGAATAG